A stretch of the Polaribacter pacificus genome encodes the following:
- a CDS encoding RteC domain-containing protein, which yields MKKIKNIVKQLDYNLDFLEKETEGAIERAEEGIRITKKVLEQIRSIFLKTKDISKQDEIYFFKNSKPHVFSKLIYYVKLFSIESKRPRSSNKSQIKYFNNHIDKLQNYFNDNLEFYHYFRRGAKFLDEEYFLRGKADLRLFPDSLSFFTDERFSSSHDTTVATILAYDMLIVHLKTEIDKLENNNTMEANYNVFKNQTKLFWTGNKTDLIELIYALHSSGAINSGTADIKELASVCEQMFNIELGDYYRTFLEIKSRKINQTKFIDKIRESLLK from the coding sequence TTGAAAAAGATTAAAAATATTGTTAAACAGTTAGATTATAATTTAGATTTTTTAGAAAAAGAAACAGAAGGTGCTATAGAAAGAGCAGAAGAAGGCATTAGAATTACAAAAAAAGTATTAGAACAGATTAGAAGTATTTTTTTAAAAACAAAAGATATTTCAAAACAAGATGAAATTTATTTTTTTAAAAATTCTAAACCCCATGTTTTTAGTAAGTTGATATACTATGTAAAATTATTTAGCATAGAAAGTAAACGTCCAAGAAGTAGTAATAAATCTCAAATAAAATACTTTAATAATCATATAGATAAGTTGCAGAATTATTTTAATGATAATTTAGAATTTTATCATTATTTCAGAAGAGGTGCTAAATTTTTAGATGAAGAATATTTTTTACGTGGTAAAGCAGATTTAAGATTATTTCCAGATTCATTATCATTTTTTACAGATGAAAGATTTTCTTCAAGTCACGATACAACAGTAGCCACAATATTAGCTTATGATATGTTAATTGTTCATCTAAAAACAGAGATAGATAAACTTGAAAATAATAATACTATGGAAGCGAATTATAATGTATTTAAAAACCAGACAAAATTATTTTGGACAGGTAATAAAACCGATTTAATAGAATTGATTTACGCACTACATAGTTCAGGAGCAATTAATAGTGGTACAGCAGATATCAAAGAATTGGCATCAGTTTGTGAGCAGATGTTTAATATTGAATTAGGCGATTATTACAGAACATTTTTAGAAATTAAATCAAGAAAAATAAACCAAACAAAATTTATAGATAAAATAAGAGAATCGCTCTTGAAATAA
- a CDS encoding helix-turn-helix domain-containing protein encodes MPTSIITTEDLREFKEELLEDIKAMINHQSGFAPKKWLKSPEVRDLLSISPGTLQNLRINGTLPYSKVGGVIYYDYEEIVKVLEENRIHNKF; translated from the coding sequence ATGCCAACATCAATTATTACAACAGAAGATTTAAGAGAGTTCAAAGAAGAATTATTAGAAGACATCAAAGCAATGATTAATCATCAATCTGGCTTTGCACCAAAGAAATGGCTGAAATCTCCAGAAGTCAGAGATTTATTAAGTATTTCTCCAGGTACTTTACAAAATTTAAGAATCAATGGCACACTTCCCTATTCTAAAGTAGGTGGTGTAATTTACTATGATTATGAAGAAATTGTAAAAGTTTTAGAAGAAAATCGCATTCACAATAAATTTTAA
- a CDS encoding APC family permease, whose product MNILKKTNQKLSLLGSVSLGTGVMIGAGIFVLMGQIAELVGDLFPIAFIAGAIVVGFSSYSYVKFSNAYPSSGGVAKFLTKAFGPGTAAGSFSLLMYISMVVAESLVAGTFGAYTLRLFPPEYSGYASILGVILIGVAYIINISGNKIIEVTATFTAIIKVAGISLLAISGLIISGLPTITGNYVASNSQALPEGFGFVAALALSILAFKGFTTITNQGGDIKNPHKNVGRSIIISIAVCTIIYVVLALSVAGGLSVEEIIIAKDYALAAAAKPLFGEWGSILTILLAIVATVSGVIASIYSASRMLGMLGNMKQVPDMNKMKKLKNPSLIFTVSLAILLTILFDLTRIASIGAIFYLIMDIAIHWGLFRYLKKEVKFNPIIPIIAIVMDIVILSAFIYLKYVNDPFVLVVASIGIALVFLFQFLFMKTHTDKDGNMKMGMEMDEEEMMKM is encoded by the coding sequence ATGAACATACTAAAAAAAACAAACCAAAAACTCTCATTATTAGGCTCTGTTTCCTTGGGTACAGGTGTAATGATTGGCGCAGGTATTTTTGTGCTAATGGGTCAAATTGCAGAGTTAGTAGGTGACTTGTTTCCAATTGCATTTATAGCAGGTGCAATAGTAGTTGGTTTTAGTTCATATTCTTACGTTAAATTTTCAAACGCATATCCTTCTTCTGGTGGTGTAGCAAAATTTTTAACAAAAGCATTTGGTCCTGGAACAGCTGCAGGTTCTTTCTCTCTATTAATGTACATATCAATGGTAGTTGCCGAAAGTTTAGTTGCTGGTACTTTTGGTGCTTATACTTTACGCTTATTTCCGCCAGAATATTCTGGATATGCATCCATATTAGGTGTAATTCTTATTGGAGTAGCGTATATAATAAATATTTCTGGTAATAAAATTATTGAAGTTACAGCCACTTTTACAGCAATAATTAAAGTAGCAGGCATTTCATTGTTAGCAATTTCTGGTTTAATAATTTCAGGTTTGCCAACCATAACAGGTAATTATGTAGCATCTAATAGTCAAGCTTTACCAGAAGGATTTGGATTTGTAGCTGCCTTGGCATTGTCAATTCTTGCTTTTAAAGGGTTTACTACGATTACAAATCAAGGTGGTGACATTAAAAATCCACATAAAAATGTGGGGCGTTCCATTATTATTTCAATTGCTGTTTGTACAATTATCTATGTTGTTTTAGCATTGTCGGTTGCTGGTGGATTAAGTGTTGAAGAAATTATAATAGCAAAAGATTATGCTTTAGCAGCAGCAGCAAAACCGCTGTTTGGTGAATGGGGTTCAATTTTAACAATTCTACTGGCTATTGTAGCAACAGTTTCTGGTGTAATTGCCAGCATATATTCTGCTTCCAGAATGTTAGGCATGTTGGGTAATATGAAACAAGTACCTGATATGAACAAAATGAAGAAACTTAAAAATCCCTCGTTAATTTTTACTGTTTCTTTAGCCATACTACTAACTATTTTATTCGATTTAACTCGCATAGCTTCCATTGGTGCTATTTTCTATTTAATTATGGACATTGCTATTCATTGGGGCCTTTTTAGATACCTTAAAAAAGAAGTAAAATTTAATCCAATTATTCCAATAATAGCAATAGTAATGGATATTGTTATTTTATCAGCATTCATTTATTTAAAATATGTTAACGACCCTTTTGTACTTGTAGTAGCAAGTATAGGAATAGCTCTTGTTTTTCTGTTTCAATTTCTTTTCATGAAAACACACACAGATAAAGATGGAAATATGAAAATGGGAATGGAAATGGATGAAGAAGAAATGATGAAAATGTAA
- a CDS encoding cation transporter, protein MQKTVFKISKMDCPSEENLIKMKLSDIDSINQLDFNLEERILTLYHNADVNIISNSIKELKLNETLISSEETDTIITESTRSQSKLLWTILIINFAFFIIEMSTGIISKSMGLVADSLDMLADSFVYGLSLIAVGGTVLKKKRIAKYAGYFQIVLATIGIVEVIRRFLGFETLPVFSTMIIVSIFALIANGICLYLLQKSKSNEAHMRASMIFTSNDIIINLGVIVAGVLVHWLNTGLPDLIIGIIVFGLVIQGAFRILKLSK, encoded by the coding sequence ATGCAGAAAACAGTTTTCAAAATATCAAAAATGGATTGTCCTTCTGAAGAAAATCTAATCAAGATGAAGCTATCTGATATAGATAGTATCAATCAACTTGATTTTAATTTAGAAGAAAGAATCTTAACATTATATCATAATGCTGATGTGAATATAATCAGTAATTCTATAAAAGAATTAAAACTTAATGAAACATTAATCAGTTCAGAAGAAACAGACACAATCATTACTGAATCTACGAGGAGTCAATCCAAACTGTTGTGGACAATTCTTATTATCAATTTTGCATTTTTTATTATTGAAATGAGTACAGGTATCATCTCAAAATCAATGGGTTTGGTAGCTGATAGTTTAGATATGTTGGCAGATTCATTTGTTTATGGATTGAGTTTAATAGCGGTTGGTGGTACAGTTTTAAAAAAGAAACGTATTGCAAAATATGCAGGCTATTTTCAGATAGTACTTGCCACAATAGGTATTGTTGAGGTTATCCGAAGATTTTTAGGATTTGAGACATTACCTGTATTCTCAACAATGATTATCGTTTCAATATTTGCTTTAATAGCTAATGGTATCTGTCTTTATTTATTACAAAAATCAAAAAGTAATGAAGCGCATATGCGTGCAAGTATGATTTTCACATCAAACGATATTATAATAAATCTCGGAGTAATTGTAGCAGGTGTTTTAGTTCATTGGCTAAATACTGGATTACCAGATTTAATCATAGGAATAATAGTTTTTGGTTTAGTTATACAAGGAGCATTCAGAATATTAAAATTAAGTAAATAA
- a CDS encoding efflux RND transporter periplasmic adaptor subunit has product MKKYIVYIGILAVGLLLGWVIFGKSSNQETEQNHDAVAATNQMWTCSMHPQIMQPEPGDCPICGMDLIPAESSAEGLMADQFKLTENAMALANIQTSTVGNRAAEDNALKLSGKIVANEEANTVQVSYFSGRIEHLNISSTGEEVRKGQLLATIYSPELYAAQQELITAASLKESQPALYKAVRNKLKLWKLSENQINQIEETGKVKENFPVYATVSGTVTEKLVEQGDYIKQGQPLLKIANLNTVWGNFDVYENQIDRFKKGQEVMITTNAYPNKEFKGKVDFIDPVLNTKTRTVTLRVVLSNKDDVFKPGMFVTANIEGSTAKNDEVLSIPASSVLWTGERSVVYLKTNPDQPIFEMREIKLGNQIGNEYEVVEGLFVGNEIVTNGTFTVDAAAQLQGKKSMMNKDGGKVMTGHEGHLGMDNNASNKQTDHTNMNERLEVSEKFQQQLNSVYNEYINLKDALVKEDSKSTSTSASTLLNNLTKVDMKLLSDNKAHNHWMSLEGEIKSSATSISETSVIKAQRDHFKHLSSHLINAVQLFGVNEKVYVEFCPMADNNNGAYWLSKEEKVINPYFGEAMLTCGEVKQVIE; this is encoded by the coding sequence ATGAAAAAATATATAGTTTATATCGGAATATTGGCTGTAGGGCTACTTTTAGGTTGGGTAATTTTTGGTAAATCATCAAATCAAGAAACAGAACAAAACCACGATGCGGTTGCAGCAACCAATCAAATGTGGACGTGTTCTATGCATCCACAGATTATGCAACCAGAGCCAGGCGACTGCCCCATTTGTGGTATGGATTTAATTCCTGCAGAAAGTAGTGCAGAAGGTTTAATGGCAGACCAATTTAAGCTGACAGAAAATGCGATGGCATTGGCTAACATTCAAACTTCTACTGTTGGAAATAGAGCAGCAGAAGACAATGCGCTTAAATTATCAGGAAAAATTGTGGCAAATGAAGAGGCAAATACAGTTCAGGTTAGTTATTTTTCTGGAAGAATAGAACATTTAAATATTAGTTCTACAGGTGAAGAAGTTCGTAAAGGTCAATTATTGGCAACCATTTATTCACCAGAACTCTATGCAGCACAACAAGAATTAATTACAGCAGCATCTTTAAAAGAATCTCAACCTGCTTTATACAAAGCAGTCCGTAATAAATTGAAATTATGGAAACTCTCTGAAAATCAAATCAACCAGATTGAAGAAACAGGAAAAGTAAAAGAAAACTTTCCTGTTTATGCAACCGTTTCGGGTACTGTTACAGAAAAATTGGTAGAGCAAGGCGATTACATCAAACAAGGACAACCCTTATTAAAAATTGCCAATCTCAACACAGTTTGGGGAAACTTTGATGTGTATGAAAATCAGATTGACCGCTTTAAAAAAGGACAGGAAGTGATGATAACAACCAATGCTTATCCTAATAAAGAGTTTAAAGGTAAAGTTGATTTCATTGACCCAGTTTTAAACACGAAAACAAGAACTGTAACCTTACGTGTTGTTTTAAGCAATAAGGACGATGTATTTAAACCAGGAATGTTTGTAACCGCAAATATTGAAGGCAGTACAGCTAAAAATGATGAAGTATTATCAATTCCTGCATCTTCTGTATTATGGACAGGTGAACGTTCTGTGGTGTACCTTAAAACAAATCCAGACCAACCTATTTTTGAAATGCGTGAAATTAAATTAGGCAATCAAATTGGTAATGAATATGAAGTTGTAGAAGGTTTATTTGTTGGAAATGAAATAGTGACTAACGGAACATTTACGGTTGATGCAGCAGCACAATTACAAGGCAAAAAGTCTATGATGAATAAAGATGGTGGTAAAGTAATGACTGGACACGAAGGACATTTAGGTATGGATAACAATGCATCCAACAAACAAACTGACCACACCAATATGAATGAGCGTTTGGAAGTATCAGAGAAATTTCAACAACAGTTAAATAGTGTATACAATGAATATATCAATTTAAAAGATGCTTTAGTAAAAGAAGATTCAAAAAGTACTTCAACAAGCGCATCAACTTTACTAAACAATTTAACCAAAGTAGATATGAAATTGTTGTCAGATAATAAGGCGCATAACCATTGGATGTCATTAGAAGGCGAAATAAAATCTTCTGCAACTTCAATTTCTGAAACGTCCGTTATAAAAGCTCAAAGAGACCATTTTAAGCATTTGTCATCACATCTAATCAATGCTGTTCAACTATTTGGTGTCAATGAAAAAGTCTATGTAGAATTTTGTCCAATGGCAGATAACAACAATGGTGCATATTGGTTGAGTAAAGAAGAAAAAGTAATCAATCCATACTTTGGCGAAGCAATGCTAACCTGTGGTGAAGTAAAACAAGTAATAGAATAA
- a CDS encoding heavy-metal-associated domain-containing protein produces MKKVILSVVIIAATVFASCKNEGKKETNTNKTEVSKKVATTEISFGVRGNCGMCKSTIEKAANNVDGVATAAWDVDKKKIAVSFDESKTNVMAIHKAIAASGYDTEKAIGDLDAYDNLPGCCKYDHTMEMNQ; encoded by the coding sequence ATGAAAAAAGTAATTTTAAGTGTAGTAATTATTGCAGCAACAGTGTTCGCAAGCTGTAAAAACGAAGGTAAAAAAGAAACAAATACCAATAAAACTGAAGTTTCTAAAAAAGTAGCAACAACAGAAATTTCTTTTGGTGTAAGAGGAAACTGTGGTATGTGTAAAAGTACTATTGAAAAAGCAGCAAACAATGTTGATGGAGTTGCAACTGCAGCTTGGGATGTAGATAAAAAGAAAATTGCTGTTTCTTTTGATGAAAGTAAAACGAATGTAATGGCTATTCATAAAGCAATTGCAGCTTCTGGTTACGATACAGAAAAAGCGATAGGAGATTTAGATGCTTATGATAATTTACCTGGTTGTTGTAAATATGACCATACTATGGAAATGAACCAATAA
- a CDS encoding heavy metal translocating P-type ATPase has protein sequence MKHTYKIKGMTCNGCRSHVEKILSKVEGVTKASVDLEKAEATIEMDAHIKLETFQDALKNDGDRYGILIPNNDKMKHKYHIHGMTCNGCRSHVEKTLSEVAGVSKATVDLKKAEATIEMESHISLEIFQEALKKDGGSYSIHKQGEHQHIKEEQKQAAKGKGTGTGTFYCPMHCEGEKTYDKPGDCPVCGMDLVEEQNLSATSKEQWTCPMHPEIVKEEAGSCPICGMDLVPMEADSSAEEKTYKKLLKKFWIATAFTLPIFLMAMSEMLNNNPLYDIMEQKYWNWIQFALSIPVVFYATWMFFERAYKSIKTWNLNMFTLIGIGAGVAWSFSVFGMFFPDVFPSQFKTESGAVHVYFEAATVILTLVLLGQLLEARAHSKTNSAVKELLKLAPNKAIKIVDDEEIEVSIDKIELNDILKVKPGDKIPVDGVITEGETTIDESMITGEPIPVNKSQEDKVSSGTINGNQTFLMKAEKVGSDTLLSQIIHMVNDASRSRAPIQNLADKVSGYFVPVVVLISIITFIVWSIWGPEPVYVYAFVNAIAVLIIACPCALGLATPMSVMVGVGKGAQNGVLIKNAEALEKMDKVNTLIVDKTGTITEGKPTVETVGAFNDALSEKEVLQYIVSLNTNSEHPLAEATVKYGKEHNAEILKSEDFSAVTGKGVEAKIDGKNVALGNPKMMEYAKADITSKMKDEAKSYQEQGKTVSYLSIDETVVGYVVIGDKIKETSAKAIKALQDKGIDVIMLTGDNHDTAQAVASELNLTDFKASMLPEDKLKEVEKLQENGKVVAMAGDGINDAPALAKSDVGIAMGTGTDVAIESAMITLVKGDLHGIVKAKNLSNAVMKNIKQNLFFALIYNTLGVPIAAGVLFPFFGILLSPMIAALAMSFSSVSVIGNALRLRAKNI, from the coding sequence ATGAAACACACATATAAAATAAAAGGAATGACCTGCAATGGTTGCAGAAGTCATGTAGAAAAAATACTTTCAAAAGTTGAAGGTGTTACTAAAGCATCTGTAGATTTAGAAAAAGCTGAAGCAACCATAGAAATGGATGCTCATATTAAATTAGAAACTTTTCAAGATGCTTTAAAAAATGATGGAGACAGATATGGTATTCTTATTCCAAATAATGATAAAATGAAACATAAGTATCACATTCATGGAATGACTTGCAATGGTTGTAGAAGTCATGTAGAAAAAACACTTTCAGAAGTAGCTGGTGTTTCAAAAGCAACCGTTGATTTAAAGAAAGCTGAAGCAACTATAGAAATGGAATCTCATATTTCATTAGAAATCTTTCAAGAAGCTTTAAAAAAGGATGGTGGTAGTTATAGTATTCACAAACAAGGAGAACACCAACATATAAAAGAAGAACAAAAACAAGCAGCTAAAGGAAAAGGAACAGGAACAGGTACTTTTTATTGCCCAATGCATTGTGAGGGAGAAAAAACGTATGACAAACCTGGTGATTGTCCGGTTTGCGGAATGGATTTGGTGGAAGAACAAAATCTATCAGCAACTTCAAAGGAACAATGGACGTGTCCGATGCATCCAGAAATTGTAAAAGAAGAAGCAGGTTCGTGTCCTATTTGTGGGATGGATTTAGTGCCAATGGAAGCAGATAGTTCAGCAGAAGAAAAAACGTATAAAAAGCTATTAAAGAAATTTTGGATTGCCACAGCATTTACCTTGCCCATTTTCTTAATGGCTATGAGCGAAATGCTCAATAACAATCCGTTGTACGATATAATGGAACAGAAATATTGGAACTGGATTCAGTTTGCATTATCAATTCCAGTAGTGTTTTATGCCACTTGGATGTTCTTTGAACGTGCCTATAAAAGCATTAAGACTTGGAATCTCAATATGTTTACACTTATTGGGATTGGTGCAGGTGTGGCGTGGTCGTTTAGTGTTTTTGGTATGTTCTTTCCAGACGTATTTCCAAGTCAATTTAAAACAGAATCAGGTGCAGTTCACGTCTATTTTGAAGCAGCAACTGTGATTTTAACGTTAGTGCTTTTAGGTCAATTGTTAGAAGCTCGTGCACATAGTAAAACCAATTCGGCAGTAAAAGAGTTACTAAAGTTAGCACCTAATAAAGCTATAAAAATAGTTGATGATGAAGAAATTGAAGTCAGTATAGATAAGATAGAATTAAATGATATTCTAAAAGTGAAACCAGGAGATAAAATTCCTGTGGATGGTGTGATAACTGAAGGCGAAACAACTATTGACGAATCTATGATTACAGGCGAACCTATTCCTGTAAACAAATCTCAAGAAGATAAAGTAAGTAGCGGAACCATTAATGGGAATCAAACTTTTTTAATGAAAGCTGAAAAAGTAGGAAGTGACACGCTTTTATCACAAATCATTCATATGGTTAATGATGCAAGCAGAAGTCGCGCACCTATTCAAAATTTAGCAGATAAAGTTTCAGGCTATTTTGTGCCAGTTGTAGTTCTTATTTCTATTATCACATTTATTGTATGGTCTATTTGGGGACCAGAACCAGTTTATGTGTATGCGTTTGTCAATGCAATTGCAGTACTAATCATTGCTTGTCCTTGTGCTTTAGGTTTAGCAACACCAATGTCTGTAATGGTTGGTGTGGGTAAAGGTGCTCAAAATGGTGTATTGATTAAAAATGCTGAAGCTCTTGAAAAAATGGATAAGGTAAATACGCTTATCGTTGACAAGACAGGAACAATTACCGAAGGAAAACCAACAGTTGAAACCGTTGGAGCTTTTAATGATGCTTTAAGCGAAAAAGAAGTGTTACAATACATCGTGTCATTAAATACAAATAGCGAACATCCTTTGGCAGAAGCGACAGTTAAATATGGCAAAGAACACAACGCAGAAATTTTAAAGTCCGAAGATTTTAGTGCTGTTACAGGAAAAGGTGTTGAAGCTAAAATTGATGGAAAAAATGTAGCATTAGGTAATCCTAAAATGATGGAATATGCTAAAGCGGATATTACTTCTAAAATGAAAGACGAAGCTAAATCTTACCAAGAACAGGGTAAAACAGTTTCTTATTTGTCAATAGATGAAACCGTCGTTGGATATGTAGTTATAGGCGATAAGATAAAAGAAACAAGTGCTAAAGCCATTAAAGCACTTCAAGATAAAGGGATTGATGTTATAATGCTTACAGGTGATAATCACGATACAGCACAAGCAGTAGCATCTGAATTAAATCTGACAGATTTTAAAGCCAGTATGTTACCAGAGGACAAACTCAAAGAAGTAGAAAAATTACAAGAAAACGGAAAAGTAGTTGCTATGGCAGGTGATGGTATTAACGATGCACCAGCATTGGCTAAAAGTGATGTCGGTATTGCTATGGGAACTGGAACAGACGTAGCGATAGAAAGTGCTATGATAACACTCGTAAAAGGCGATTTACACGGTATTGTAAAAGCAAAAAATTTAAGTAATGCTGTAATGAAGAACATTAAGCAAAACCTATTTTTTGCACTTATCTACAACACTTTAGGTGTGCCTATTGCAGCAGGTGTGTTGTTTCCATTCTTCGGAATACTACTCTCGCCAATGATAGCAGCTTTAGCAATGAGTTTTAGCTCTGTTTCGGTAATAGGTAACGCACTACGATTAAGAGCAAAAAACATTTAA
- a CDS encoding sce7726 family protein encodes MQVAKNIESLRNLSQILSPANFKKIVKDKNYFDTFYRINKHTKISDSTTNFEVINAIYKSLLGTYKNEYIYKNILLNQKLLKKYSLKNSIALSEFKIGNSIADFVILNGEARVYEIKTELDGLDKLDKQLADYKKFADKIYVVSNSKHIPNLLVKFHNTEIGLIELTKRNALKTIKKAEQNFSFSHETLFKSLRKEEYISLLKKHFGAIPVVPNTLIFRECFKLSKKIDILEFQKLVIKELKFRNISNPELFNDDLVPDSLKHICYTLNFSKKDFIELEDFLYKKSKLCISHMSEVNNLN; translated from the coding sequence ATGCAAGTAGCTAAAAATATAGAAAGTTTAAGGAATTTATCACAAATTCTATCTCCTGCTAATTTTAAAAAAATAGTAAAGGATAAGAATTATTTTGATACATTTTATCGTATTAACAAACACACTAAAATATCAGATTCTACCACTAACTTTGAAGTCATTAATGCTATTTACAAATCACTTTTAGGTACTTACAAAAATGAATATATTTATAAAAACATCCTTTTAAATCAAAAACTTCTTAAAAAGTATAGCTTAAAAAATTCAATAGCACTATCAGAATTTAAAATTGGTAATTCAATAGCAGACTTTGTTATTTTAAATGGTGAAGCTCGTGTTTATGAAATAAAAACTGAATTAGATGGTTTAGATAAATTGGATAAACAATTAGCAGATTATAAAAAATTTGCTGATAAAATCTATGTGGTTTCAAATTCAAAACACATTCCTAATCTATTAGTTAAATTTCATAACACAGAAATTGGTTTAATTGAATTAACAAAAAGAAACGCGCTTAAAACTATTAAAAAAGCAGAACAAAATTTTTCATTTTCCCACGAAACACTATTCAAAAGTTTAAGAAAAGAGGAATATATTAGTTTACTGAAAAAACATTTTGGAGCAATTCCTGTTGTTCCTAACACACTAATTTTTAGAGAGTGTTTTAAACTTTCAAAAAAAATAGATATTTTAGAGTTTCAAAAATTAGTTATCAAAGAATTAAAATTTAGAAATATTTCTAATCCAGAATTATTTAATGATGATTTAGTTCCAGATTCATTAAAACATATCTGTTACACTTTAAATTTTTCAAAAAAAGATTTCATTGAATTAGAAGATTTTCTTTATAAAAAAAGTAAGCTATGTATTTCCCATATGTCAGAGGTAAACAATTTGAATTAA
- a CDS encoding universal stress protein produces the protein MKNILVPTDFSKTCDKAAHLAIEIATLFDAEIHFLHQMHTPVDWVKLNKTDEHNYPDTQKEIGIAKSKLRSLDKDAEHKGLKSRTFLEFISDVKAISAHSHNFHHDFIITGSKGTQEDFSKQFFGSNTQKIIRDIHVPILVVKEEATLFPFKNIVFVSDFKEDMSNAFKQVVKIAEKCNSKIHLLNINTNKDFNNIKNGIVPIREFLTNFPELENYEMHVYNESTILKGIETFQKDNEVDLVAMYTHNRSGLSNIFSKSIAENITNNSKKPVMTIHL, from the coding sequence ATGAAAAACATTTTAGTTCCAACAGACTTTTCAAAAACTTGTGATAAAGCAGCTCATTTAGCAATTGAAATTGCCACACTTTTTGATGCTGAAATTCATTTTTTACATCAAATGCATACACCAGTAGACTGGGTTAAGTTAAACAAAACAGACGAGCATAATTATCCTGATACTCAAAAAGAGATTGGCATTGCCAAAAGCAAGTTAAGAAGTCTTGATAAAGATGCGGAACACAAAGGTTTAAAATCGAGGACTTTCTTGGAGTTTATTTCAGATGTAAAAGCAATTTCTGCACATTCTCACAATTTTCATCACGACTTCATAATAACAGGTAGTAAAGGCACACAAGAAGATTTCTCAAAACAATTTTTTGGGAGCAATACTCAAAAAATTATTAGAGATATCCACGTCCCAATTTTAGTTGTTAAAGAAGAGGCTACACTATTTCCTTTTAAAAACATTGTTTTTGTTTCTGATTTTAAGGAAGATATGTCTAATGCTTTTAAACAAGTTGTTAAAATAGCCGAGAAATGTAATTCAAAAATTCACTTATTAAATATCAATACAAATAAAGATTTTAATAATATTAAAAATGGTATAGTGCCAATAAGAGAATTTTTAACAAACTTTCCAGAATTAGAAAATTATGAAATGCACGTTTATAATGAATCTACCATTTTAAAAGGTATCGAAACTTTTCAAAAAGATAATGAAGTAGATTTAGTAGCAATGTATACACATAATAGAAGTGGTTTATCTAATATATTCTCTAAAAGTATTGCAGAAAACATCACAAATAACTCGAAAAAACCTGTGATGACAATTCATTTATAA
- a CDS encoding ATPase, giving the protein MIKIQPHIIQEGSVQFQLGEQKGNQIIYDFPKMLIYLEAKGKLLFGKNFKIYSEDEAILYKLCIYFIRDFETCRKLKIDPNKGILLSGPVGCGKTSLMQLLPFIVPHQNQHSLIPARNITFSFNKSGFKIIEDYGNNGFYCFDDLGVETTGRHFGKDCNVMGEILLSRYDLFLKRKIRTHTTTNLNAQELESRYGIRVRSRMRELFNLIAFDKESLDKRK; this is encoded by the coding sequence ATGATTAAAATACAACCACATATCATTCAAGAAGGAAGTGTGCAATTTCAATTAGGCGAACAAAAGGGAAATCAAATAATATACGATTTTCCAAAAATGCTAATCTATTTAGAAGCAAAAGGCAAACTACTATTTGGTAAAAATTTTAAAATTTATTCAGAAGATGAAGCAATTCTCTATAAACTATGTATTTATTTCATTCGTGATTTTGAAACTTGTAGAAAATTAAAGATAGATCCTAACAAAGGAATTTTATTATCTGGTCCTGTTGGTTGTGGTAAAACCAGTTTGATGCAATTATTACCGTTTATTGTACCTCATCAAAATCAACATAGTCTAATTCCTGCAAGAAATATCACTTTCAGTTTTAATAAAAGTGGTTTTAAAATTATTGAAGATTATGGTAATAATGGCTTTTATTGTTTTGATGATTTAGGTGTAGAAACCACAGGAAGACATTTTGGTAAAGATTGTAATGTAATGGGAGAAATACTTCTTTCTCGCTATGATTTATTTTTAAAACGTAAAATTAGAACACACACCACTACAAACTTAAATGCACAAGAATTAGAGAGCAGATATGGTATTCGTGTACGTTCCAGAATGCGAGAATTATTTAATTTGATTGCTTTTGATAAAGAAAGTTTAGATAAACGAAAATAG